The window CCAAACTAACTCTACTTCCACTTCAGCTACCGCCGGGATGCTGCTCCTCCATCCAACCAACTGATCTAAATCTCCTTGGGATTGGCTCTTCAGCTGCCActatcagagagagagagagagagggagagagagagagagagagagagagggagagagagagagagagacagagacagagagacagagaaagagagagagagagagagatagagagagacagggggagagagagagagaaagagagagaaagagagagcacacCGGTTCATTAACTCTTCCAGCCCCCCTCCAATGAAACCGCACCTTGTTCCCAAGAGCACCATCCACCAACACAGTAAGTCCGCAATCGCGACCGTCACTTCACTGTCATCTTGTGTGGGTTAACTCAGAGATGGTTAGGAATAGCTTGGTAGCCGTGTCGGGACGAGAATTTCACAATGTGGGCACTGGTCTCCCCCGTGCCTCAAAGGGTGACTGGGCTCGTGGTGTGAGGACGGGAGGGCGAAGGAAGTAACGGAGTGCTGTGGGACGACATTTCAACCACAGTCGAAGAGCCTCAGAGCAAAACTCCCCATCACCTCTCACAGTAGTGAAGGGTGAAGTCTTTGGAGAGCTGCTTCTCCCCTAAGCCCCATGGCTCCAACTCAAATTTGTTCCCCAtgtcatcctcatcatcctctgcctcttcttcgtcctcctcttcctcctcgtaGTGGCTGGGCTCCTCGATAGACGTCTCCAGGTGGTAGCAGTAGGGCTGGCCCTCCGTGTACTCATAGATGGTGGGCAGACTGCTCTTCAGGCTGCAGCGCCGACGTAAAGCGACTAGCAGTGGCTGCGGCATGGTGAAAATGTCGACGTTGTTGCCCAAGTCTATCCAGGCCAGGCTGGAGAACATCTTGGGGTCTTTCAGCATCTCTGTGAGGTCTTTGAGTATGGCCAGGGTGAGGCGGTTACCGTTAAGAGCCAGGGTGCTGAGTTTGGGCAGCGAAGCCAGAAGAGGCAGGAGGAACCTCAGGTTGTCATCTTGGAGATCGGTGAAGCTGATGTCCACAGCCACCACACTGTCTCTGTTGGTTTGGAGGTAGAAGGCGACTTGGCGGACATCACGGGTGGATAGAGGGATGCCGGACAGGTCAACACTGTCACTGGACAGCTTTTTCTGTAGGGTTGTCTTGAGACTGTCagggaaaacagaaagagagtaAGATTACTTAAAAAAGCCCAAACCAGATTAGGTTCTATCTGAGGGGTTCTTTGAGTGGTTTGTGACCTGGGAACATGGGCctggtcttatgttgtgtttcctgtgttgTATAAAAGAGGGGGTGAATGGGCGGGCTTGGAACGGAAGGATGACACAGAGACTCCAGCATGGGGATTTACTAGTGTAAACAGAAGAGCCAAAACATTTGAGCGAGCCAGCAGCTTGAGCTTAAAGCTCCGAGGGCCAGGAGCACAGAGCTTCTTATAGTCcagacacagagcagtttaCTGCGTGAAAGATAAACTATGATGTGTTTTAGAGAAAGATGAAACTTGAATTGAAGATGCTTGGCTCCCTTATTTTTAagacaggaaaggaaagaaattTTTTCCTCTGGAAATGCCACAGTTCAGCTGACATTATTACACCCACCAAGGAAGTCATGTTGTCTGTCCTGTTTATATCTGATTGTTAGCAGGcaatctggcaaaaaaaaaaaaaaaatgaagccaagaaacaatgtttttgtgtgaatcTGGAGTGCAgaagtttttttcttaatgttgCAAGATAGTGCATTGATTTTCTCTATTTGCAGTTACTTGAATAAAATGTCCCACATGTATCCCATGTTCATCTATCAGTGTGTACTTTGATGCAGATTAATCATTTCTTCACATTTGGGACTATTAAGACAACAGATTTAGTAGATTGTGCAACCTCGGCAGATGTGTGCACTCTCTGATTTCTCTCTAGTTTAATCTGTTTTCCACAGTATATTGAGGTGATTTATAAAGTCTGTGTGAGTCAGTGAAGGAAGCGTTATCTAATATGTGAGCAGGGAGTATTTTATGCAGGATATCTGTTGGTTTCGGTGCAGACTCTTAGCACAAGTCTTTGAAAACCTTAAAGCCCTTTAAGGATAATGTGTAATACAAGCAGAATCTGAAAATAAGTAATAATCTGATACTTTGGTGTGATGTAAAGCGGTAACTGATGTTACGGCAGAGAATATTTGTGCATTATTTACACACTCCATTGCCCTTTTGTTTCCAGTCAGTCCCATTTACCGCTGCCCCTTTCTTCCCCCCCTGAGGATGTGGTGTGTTTAACTTGAGCTGTTACTGAAGTGGCCTGTAACGCTGATTCGGTGTCAGAGTGAATTATAACATCCTCCAGCGCCTGGTGACTTACTGTGACATCCACTGCAGTACCTGTCACTTGTGAtgctttaaagtgttttttggtCACGTTGAAAATAGGGGGCTTTTCATGATGTGCCCTGAGCAGGATCTACTGATTCTTTTTAAAAGAAGCTGATAGGCTGATGAGCAGGGTTGTCATGCAATAGAGCCTTTGTATTAAttgcaaaaaagaagaagaaaacccACTCATGCAGCCATGCTAAAAGGGAGTTTAATCAGCTTTTGAGCGCAGAATCTCTAAGATAAAGACATTTGTCAAAGCTGTCGTATCTTCATTGAAAGTCTTGTGAGCCACCGTTTTCCCCACTCGCTATTGTCTGGCCCTTGCAGCCTTTTGTGTGTCAGAAACCTCATCTTCACCAGAAGCACAAAAGTCCTAATGGCAAGGGCCTGGCAGAGGCTCCCCTGCAGGTGTGAATGGGTTTTGATGACACAATTCCCTCCTTTTTTCAGACAGTCATTCTTTTTTGCTCAGGAAGCACAAAACATGGATGTCTGAGGCATCCTCTCAGGTAGCCTCTTTCATCCTTCCTCCAGATTAATCTGATACCAGTATGTAAAGGTGTCACTGATAAGTAGTGGATGGCTTTTTGCGAGAACACGAGAACACTACAAAAGTGTTcagtttaaatgacaaaattagCTTATAAGTAAGAGAAGAAATAACAATTCATATTGTTACAGGTGGTTCAGAAGTTACTTGTCTTGGAATCAACCACATTTGATAGAGTAAATGTCACTGAGTGGATGTCCAAAGCagcagacaaagaaaataatccCTCTGTGCACCACACTGAACATTGAATTGAAATCAGTAATAACACAAATGGCATCAACATGTTAGTAATAGTGGCTGATGCTCACAAAACGAAATGTGCAATGAAGTAATCCATTTAATATCCATTACATAATAATGCAATCAATTaaatttatactgtataatgaaGCTGTCCATTAAGTATTTACACCTGGGGAAGCAAAGTGCATCTCTTGTCTCCATGTGTGACTCATCAACCTCCTTGTGTGTCACTGATTTAATATAATGAGGCAGCATTTGAATTCAGTAAGCCTCAACCAAATCACTCCCATGATTTATTAACATACATATTCATATCTGGAGGGTTAGCTGATGTTGCCTGAAATGAGGTAAAATGAGAATtaaggaaaagagaaaatattattttttaaaaatggttaaaatgcATGTGTTAGTAAGTGGTTGAATAATAACAGTTGTCATAAAAATcccatttcatttcatctttaaataagtattttcatttttcaagttcACATTCCCCCGGGCTGTTATTGCATTGCTCACACCATTTTTTTGCAGAGTCATTTATGTTCAAGCCTTGCTCTATTAGTAATTTCAACCCTCTGACGGGTGAAGCCAAACTGCACAAGAAAGACACGAGATGAAAATCCAGTCTAATCAGATCTGCTCCCTGACATTTCTGCTGTATTATATACGCAAGACTATACAGGGAAGtgatacacacactcacaccgcTGCATTGTCCTTCATGGTGCAGGAGATCCAACCCCACAGTTCACAGTCCATATCAATAAAGAAAGTCCCTGCACACAGATATCACCTCCATATCTTTTTGTTCAGTggattttttggtgaaaaccTGACCGAGCGGCTGTTCGGACAACtttgtcctctctctgtcttattCTGTATTTTCCTGGCATAGAACTTGAAGCTGAAGCCATCAGTAAAAATGACAGATGGGCCCCTTTAACATGCCTGGTATGCTACGATGCACAATATAATGTTACTGAATatgagaagaaatgaaaaaacagaaaatgtatgaagCGACTGATGATGATAAGTGACAGGGAAACGAAAGAGGCAGCGACCACTAAAAGGtagttttgattattttgttattttcagtgttCAGGTGACAAAGGGAAAAATGCAATTAGAAGGCCAAATAAGGCTGATGGAACAGGAAGATACTGGTGTGAAAACTAAGGAGAAAAAAGGTCACAAATGTGTCGACAATTTTTACGCTCACATGAAATTACCCTTAAGGTGGAAGCGCCTCAGCAGCATTTCTGGGTCACTGCCTCCATCAAGCCTGTTGTCAAGCTCTTtcattaaatgtgaaaaaagaaaaaaacatttcgaGCAAAACCCAAATAAACCAGTTAGATAGATTAACAGGATTAGagagattcagacattaattcAGTGTGGCATTTCAGTCAgaaatgtgtgtacagtatttagAGCGACCAGTGTGCAGTGCTAATGCTGGATAATGAAGGGATGAACAATCCAGTGGCATTAAAGAGGACTgagctgtttctgtttcctctgaACACAGAGAAACCTCACAGAAGTGAGATTGcggcatttttgcacagatgagGGCAGTTTGCCTGCAGCTGAACAAAGATGGGAGTTTGAGGGAGGTAAAATCCACcctaaaattatttttatgacaTGCTTTTCACATTAATGTGGACAGTTACctgatccatatttgatcatggaatagtttgacattttggaaattacACTTGTTTACTTTCCTACTGATGGTTAGATGAGacgatcaataccactctcatatctgtccattGTATtaaaagctacagccaggagacaattagcttagcctagcttagcagaAAGACTTGTAGCagggggaaacaactagcctggctctgtcctaTGGTAACAAAATCCGCCTAGCAGCACGTCTAAAGCTGGCCacttaatgtgtttttgtttgtgtaagctgtacaaaaaaaaaaatcacactgtaaaaacaacaagttgcaGTTctactatttcttggctggggAAACAAAGTCCAGGAAGTTACTGCCCTCAGCAAAGAAATAGTTCAGCACAAAATACCCCgtgttaacatgttaattagtgagcttgaGAGGTGCTGGTAGGGGGATtgtgttacctttggacagaaccagacTTGCTgttccagtcttaatgctaagctaagctaaccggctgcttCCTGTAGCCATATATTTaaggacagacatgagagtggtacaGAACTTCTCTTATATCTTTGAACAAGCATGCAAATAattaccaaaatgtcaaactgttctgATCCTTCACAACTCCACAGGACAGTTATTACAAACAGAGCCGAACTGCTTTCTTTGAACAATAAATGGAAAACCAAGTGTGCACTCGGGGGAATATTTGTGTCagaatttaaattatttcattgtttctttaataaaagtgcaaaaccaaaaaaccaaaaaaacaaaacatatctCCAGAAATTGAGTTTGTGAAGTGCATTTCTATTCTCAGTCAGAGGCAGACTGGCCCTGTCTTGTCTCTTTCTAGTTTGACAGATATTTGTTCACGAACACAACGCCAGGCGAAGCTGTCACAGCTCATAGCATCTGCTGtattaatattctgttttagggtggatttttgttttaatgattcaTGTTGCTCCTGCTGTCTCAGTCAGTGTcagactgtctctctctctgcaggtttaTGAAGCAAACAACATGACTAAGTCAAAAAAAGCTCCATCAGCTAGAAATTTAGCAGTAGTATGTAACTGCACGTTTCCAGAGATGCTGTCAGTGTCAGTTAAATCCTGCGTCTTTCCTCTTCTGGGCTGAATTAAACGTCCACGAGCACAACAAAGCCCTGCTTGTGTCTGATCCTGCCAGATCCCTGTGAATATGTCTTCGCTTCCCTCAGATTCTGCATGTTGATACCGACGACTGGCTCCTAATGAACCTGTCTCATCTCACTGAGTACGCATTGTCTCCTCCTCAACTCTGAGATTATTTTCATCTTGAGAAAATGAATGCATTATTCGCGGCGTCTAGCCAGCTGTGGAATAAGCAATTACATGAAAAAGAATCACGATAGCCTGTTTCTCATTGTGAAAAGGACAACCAAGCAACATGTAGGCACACATAAAACCTATTTTATACCCAAGCTAATTCTGTCTTTGTCACTTGCACATCAAAAGCAATTCACTCTTCCATCAAGtacaattatattttaacatCACCCTCCCAGCTTGTCTTGAAGGGGAGGAAAAAGCAAACAGATGGACAAATTTGTTGCTGTGCCActtttgaagagagagaggccaGTGGCAATAGATCTGAGCACTTAAAAAGAAcgatgattgacagctgtggtTACCATGGCGTACCCGTCAGGTCAGCCCGTGGCCAGCTCTGTCCTCGTTCAATGTCAGCTACAAAGATGGAAATCTCTATAGCTCGACATGGAGCCGAGCCCTGTTCTCTGTTGTGTGGAGCTGCAGATTTATTACAGACTGGGTGTCTGGACAGAAGGGCTTACCAGGCCTGGGATTTCCGTCTGGACATGCTCTGCCTCAGCCACTTTGAGTGCGGGGTCAGGTGGTAGATCAGCTGTCTGCAAATCTTATCTGAAGACTTTATGGTGTCTGCATCCTGCAGAACAGAGCACAATGCGGACAAAGAGACTAACCTTAGTGAAGCAGCATCTTTCAATATGAGATCTCTCTTTAAAAGATACAATATGCTTGTGTGTGCAAGACGGGAAAAAAATCCTTACAATTCATTGTTTCACGTTACTAGGCTTTCTTCTATTTTCTAAAACTTATCAATCTGTAACCGTAACATCTTTcacataaacagaaagaaaacaggttgGTTATTATTTGCGGTGCCTTGAGCTGCTcctcaacaaaacacaatttaGCTGTCTTGCTGGAGCAAGAAAATCTAATCACATACGCCGTACATGGGTGGGGGGAAAACAGGAAGTACACAGGAGAGGTGAGATTCAACCCAGCCACTGGTAAACATTGGCAATTTAAGTTCATTACTCATGTTTGTTATGGTGTGTCTGCTGGTAGCCATTGCCTacatcaaaataatttaatattcatgGTTGGAAGTTAAGACATGCTGAGTTATTAATTCCTCTCTGTGCACAATACACGTCCTTTTCTGTTTAATGTGCTAGCTCGCTTTATTCCTTCAGGATTGTCAGTAGTAATTTTGCAGATATTTTCCAGTTTTGTAAGTTTTCAGGTATTAAATCTCAAGAAATCGAATCAAATTCAACAAACTGCGCTGAAGATGGCTGAAAAACAATACGAACAATATGAAAGAACCAGTTTCCAAGGATTCATACATGCTGTTTAAAAGTAACACGTGTCTGCAGAATTTCTTTCAACCATCCGTCTGTAGAAATGTAGATAAAATCCTCAGATTGGATTTCTATTGATCTTGAGAACTCATTACTTAACAAAAGGAAACCATCAGGGGAATATTTTTAGGAGAATGCTTTCTGTTGCAGGATGCGAACATCAAGCTTGATTTTTTCTGTGAATATTCTGTGAGTGCTCGGGAAGGTAAAAGCTGACCTTCTTAGGACACTGCATCTCTCGGGCCAAACTCAGCAGCAGCTCATGTGAGATTGGGTCCACCAGGTTGAGGAAGGCAGCATTCTTGTATAAGATGTCGTTTAGTGAGGTGCCTTCCAAACCCAGATCCTATCAAAAGAcgaaaaagaagagaggaatcATAAACACAGCAAGATGAAATTGTAAAAACATTCAGCAAAAATCACAATTAAGCATTTAGCAGCGTTACTTTGCACCTGAGAAACATGTGCACTACTGATAGAAACAGTGCCTTGCTGCGTCAAGGGCAATGTGACTTGAAATGGAAAGataaaagtgttttcttttaaatattcattaaagGAGACAGTAGGAGAGTGAAATCTAGGGGGAGTCACATGGAACACTGTGTTTTGGCATTTATAATCACACCTCCATGGCATCGAGCCACAGTGCATATCCCAACATGCCACAGTGCATGCTGTTTCCACAAACAAGACCACTCCTGACTCATTTCTGATCTGATGTGAAAACCTCATAAATAGATGGTAGTCCCCCCCACACCCTCAACTTAAAGGGGGGGCCCATCCTCAAGGTCCTTATGATGCCTCTTAGCTGTAAGTTATTTTCAAGACATGCATATCTCTATACTCAAAAATTTGTGCAGCACATAAATGCATCTGCAAAGATATCAGAAGTGAAAGCTGTCATGGCAGGCTACTCTTAATTATGACAAATCCAAAACGATCTGCAGTAAAAACAGATCAAACCAACTAAAAGCTGGAGATTTCAGATGACCTTTCGAGTGTGCTGACTGAGACAGCCAACAGCCAGCGATGCAGCTGTGTGTACTGAACTGTACAATCTGCCTTCATCAACAAGTCCATCCTCAAGGTCCTAATGAGGCAGACTACGATGACAAGCACTTGTGCAGTTCATGCAACTTTAATGAGGGAAGCAAGCCTTTGagacatgtatgcacacacctgcacacacatttatttttttccagaacaCAATCGGCATTGATTATAATGGACAGTTTGAGTGGGAGGCTGGCAGCTCCACATTACTGGCTTCCCTTTTAACAAGGGCAACAGTAAGCAGACTGAACCCAAGGCCGAGTAGAAGCAGCTTCTGCCCTTCTGAGAAACAAGGTATAAAAATATCTCTCTTTCTGAGTTTAGACACGATCAATTGTCATGTGCAAGCCCAGCATGATGCCACAAATCCCTCCCATATCTGCAGCAAAGCTCAGATCTTTTCATATCTGGAGCAGAGCTCACTGTTACACACCAATTAACTCAGCCATGAACCCCTTTTTAAATTCAGAGAACAGAATCGCTGAGACATCTGCCTGCTTGCAATGCTGCGACTAAAGATAAAGTAAGGCTTATTTAATAAAAGTGGAGCTCATTTAGAGGAAGCAAGCCCATGTCCCTTGTGATGTGGCTGTCATGGAGCCTAGGCTATCCAGTTTATCTCCTCGGCTTGATTAAGGAGGTTCCACTCTCTCCTGTGTCGAGGCTTCAGAGTAATTAACACAGGATTGGCCGACAGCTAAAAGACAAAGGAGGGCCTGAGGGCAAGCAAACAAATGAGATCACCAGGGCTGCTGTCACATCTTCAATGCACCTACCTATTCTGTTACACGTGTTGTAATGCTACATATCCCACAGCGGGCGAGAAAAACTTCTGATTGAAATACAGCAGTATTCACTCGGGATTGTGTGGATTTTGTGTAACACATATTCTAGATTATGTACCTATTGCAACAAATGTCatctttatataaaataataatgtctTTAGCTTGATGACAATGCATTTCTGGTATGATCCAGTGGGTTTTAGCAATTTTCATCAGACAAAGGGGCTAGAAAATCTCTCAACtcctagaaaaaaaacaacttatctCACAAGAAAATCACTAAAAATGACAAGAGTTTCACTTCACTACAGCAATATGCAAAACAAAGGCATTAAAGCAACGGCAGCTCTagattttcatttctgtgaCCCTGTTTTCGAAGTAAGAGTTAATAAATCCTTTtgcaaacaaataattttttttttttattgcggAACACAGGACTCCAGGGCTTACATTGTTGTTGCTAAAGCACAGGCCATTACAGAGGGAGGCAGTGACATTAGGAgtagagagggatggaggaggcAGGTCGCTCTAATGGGAGTGTTAGAGCAGTCTAAGGAGAGGTGAGACTCTGGCCATAGTGGAGGAAACAAGGACAGATGTAGAGAGGATGATGGAGCTGATGATGGGGACTGATGATGGGACTGATGATGGGCATTCGAGGAAAAAGCCCACAACCCACCCAAAGATAATGAAATTTGGGATAACGCAATAACACATGGCACACAATTTGACCCTTTCCTCATTTAGAGCGCGGGTTATCCTTTCAAATCAGATGTCAGCACGGAGCAAGTGTACCCACAGTGAGAGTGAACACTGTGGTGAGTCACACGCTGTGTCTGCCACTGAAACAATGTGTCACAGGTACATTGCTCTGCGAGTGGCCTACTttctataaaaacaaatacttcTGGAGGAAGTGCATGGACGTGCATGTAGAGTCAACTCGGGGGGGAAAAAGAGGGGTGAGGCTGGGGCttagggtcagaggtcagaagTTGGGGGGTCATGGGTGCAGAGCAGAGTCAGCAGGAGGAGAGTGAGGCACCTGTGGCACTTCAGATGCTGACGCTGGACATGCAgaacacatcagactggtcgcATTGACACACATGGACTACTGCTACTGCATGTCCTCCATCTGTTGCTCTGGGTTGTTTATAGGATGTTTAGCTGCATCAGCATCAAAGCAGTCTGAGAGCAGTATAGTGCACACACTGTATGTAAACAGGTCTGACTTTACTGCGCTCAGGCCGAGCTTTGTGCAGTTTCTCCTTACCTTCCTCAGTAATTTGAGCACGTCGGTTGCCTGCTCGATCCTGCGATCACGGAGCAGCTTCTGTATCTCTTTGATCCACGACACTCGCCTCATGTATGGGCTGTGGTTGGTCCTCCGCAGCATCCCAGGCAGCTTGTCTGATTTCAGCATCAGAGCAAACAGAAAGTCCCCGCCGCCCCGACTGCCCCTGTCGCTCTCTCCCGCGCTATCTAGAAGCTTGCGTCGCTTTTTGGAGAAATTCTCATTGTCCAGGCTGCTCTGCCTGCTCAGTCTGGAACccatgttattattattattatttctacagATACAGGTGGTGTTTGTGTTCTCAGTTCAGGCAATATTACCAAAAGGATAAAACCATGATCAGCTTCAGTTTCCAGCCAGCAGATGCTCCTCAGTGGATGGTGTAGCAGCGCCGTGTTGTCTGGCGCTGCGTTGCCGCCTGTCAACAGACTGAAGATCCGGTGCGGAACCACACAATATCCCTCGACAGTCTAATTTATCACCGTTCTCTCGTGCAGTAGTCACACATTGCTATTTTGATTTCATCCACCGCGGGCTACGTGCGCCTGGCTcggatgctgaggatgctgaggctGCTTCA is drawn from Thunnus albacares chromosome 2, fThuAlb1.1, whole genome shotgun sequence and contains these coding sequences:
- the lrrc75ba gene encoding leucine-rich repeat-containing protein 75B → MGSRLSRQSSLDNENFSKKRRKLLDSAGESDRGSRGGGDFLFALMLKSDKLPGMLRRTNHSPYMRRVSWIKEIQKLLRDRRIEQATDVLKLLRKDLGLEGTSLNDILYKNAAFLNLVDPISHELLLSLAREMQCPKKDADTIKSSDKICRQLIYHLTPHSKWLRQSMSRRKSQACLKTTLQKKLSSDSVDLSGIPLSTRDVRQVAFYLQTNRDSVVAVDISFTDLQDDNLRFLLPLLASLPKLSTLALNGNRLTLAILKDLTEMLKDPKMFSSLAWIDLGNNVDIFTMPQPLLVALRRRCSLKSSLPTIYEYTEGQPYCYHLETSIEEPSHYEEEEEDEEEAEDDEDDMGNKFELEPWGLGEKQLSKDFTLHYCER